The DNA region TCCCCCGTCAGCACGCTGATCCGCTGGTTCCCCGACCGCCGCGGCATGGCCGCCGGCATGGCGATCATGGGTTTCGGCGGCGGTGCGATCATCGCCGCCCCGCTCAAGGAACGCCTGATCGTTTACTTCTACCAGGCCCCCCAGTACGTTGGCACCGAGGAGCAGGCGAAGCTCGCGACCGACGACGGCCGGCGCTACGCGCTCGCCGACGGCCGGCGCCGTGAGGCGGTGGTCGTGGCCGAGAGCGAGGTTGGGAAGATGATCGTGCCCGGCAAAGCCGGGGTCTACCTGGTCGGTACGGGCAGGACCGGCGTGGCGCAGACGTTCTTCGTCTTGGGAGCGACGTACTTCGTCGTGATGCTCGCCGCCGCGTTTTCCTACCGCATCCCGGCGCCTGATTGGCATCCGGCGGGCTGGAAGCCGCCGACTGACGACACGGCCCGTCACAAGCTGATCAGCCGGCACCACGTCGGCGTCGACCAAGCGCTCAAAACGCCGCAATTCTACCTGCTTTGGATCGTGCTTTGCTTGAACGTCACAGCGGGAATCGGACTGCTGGGGGTGGCCAGAACGATGATCACGGAAATCTTCGGCGCCTCCCTCACCAAGTTCGCGTGGCCCGGATTCGCCAATACCTTCGTGGTCCTGACGGGCTGCTTCAACATGCTGGGGCGGTTCTTCTGGGCGAGTGCCTCCGACTACATCGGCCGCCGGCGGACGTACATGATCTTTTTCATCCTATCGATGGCGCTCTATCTTTCGATCCCCTTCATCGCCGGCCAGGCGAGCGCGTCCCCCTCGCTCGCGTGGCTGGTGGCATTTTGCGCGGCGACGCTCGCGATCATGACGATGTACGGGGGCGGCTTCGCGACGATTCCCGCTTATATTGCCGACCTTTTCGGAACACGCTACGTCGGCGGCATCCACGGTCGGCTGCTTACGGCGTGGAGCGTGGCCGGTGTGGTGGGACCATTGGCACTCACGTCGCTGCGCGAGCGTTCGATGGCGGCGGCTATCGCCGAGCTTGCCGGAAAAATTGATCCAGCGGCTTTCGCCGCCAGGTTCGACGCCCCGTTATCCGATCTCGATACTTTGGTCTCACAAAAGACCGTGACCGTGGCCAAGCTCCTGGATCTGGCGCCCTCCGGAACAGCCGACCCAACGAGCACCGTCTACAACTCGACGATGTACTTGATGGCGGGACTATTGGCTATCGCGCTCGTGGCCAATGCGCTGGTGCGACCGGTTGACCCGAAACACCATCTCTGAAGCCATGTTTGTCTGCTACCGGCTAGATTGCCGCCACGCGGACTTCGCCTTGGGCGCCGACGGCTGCAGTTGCGAGGCCTTCGAGACGTAGCCCTTGTCCGACGATTCGACATGCACCGCGCGCCGAA from Pirellulales bacterium includes:
- a CDS encoding OFA family MFS transporter; amino-acid sequence: MRSFFSKDRIIAPAGFNRWRVPPASVAIHLCIGSVYAWSVFNPALTKVEGVVASAADDWSLKQVVSVFTVAIAVLGLAAAFAGKWLERVGPRVVGTVSAACWGGGFLLGGLGIQIHELRLLYLGYGVLGGVGLGLGYVSPVSTLIRWFPDRRGMAAGMAIMGFGGGAIIAAPLKERLIVYFYQAPQYVGTEEQAKLATDDGRRYALADGRRREAVVVAESEVGKMIVPGKAGVYLVGTGRTGVAQTFFVLGATYFVVMLAAAFSYRIPAPDWHPAGWKPPTDDTARHKLISRHHVGVDQALKTPQFYLLWIVLCLNVTAGIGLLGVARTMITEIFGASLTKFAWPGFANTFVVLTGCFNMLGRFFWASASDYIGRRRTYMIFFILSMALYLSIPFIAGQASASPSLAWLVAFCAATLAIMTMYGGGFATIPAYIADLFGTRYVGGIHGRLLTAWSVAGVVGPLALTSLRERSMAAAIAELAGKIDPAAFAARFDAPLSDLDTLVSQKTVTVAKLLDLAPSGTADPTSTVYNSTMYLMAGLLAIALVANALVRPVDPKHHL